The Mycolicibacterium mageritense genome contains a region encoding:
- a CDS encoding TetR/AcrR family transcriptional regulator: protein MTELPGVKAGRRGPGRPVSADSAGTRANIVRAGREVVNERGYAATTFQAIAKRTGLSRPTLNYYFPSREALFEALVAEAHVVVDACIEEANQHDSPVNRLRAFMLGLLAAGREDPSLAAFLTSARLEAQRHPVLPVDTAATTAAFLADATAEAVARRELPPHVEPGPLAELLHAILWGIGACAGSEAGAANFRAVAKQLELMFDYGLLADGADSR, encoded by the coding sequence ATGACCGAGCTACCGGGTGTGAAAGCGGGCCGTCGCGGCCCCGGGCGCCCGGTGTCCGCCGATTCTGCCGGCACACGGGCCAACATCGTGCGGGCCGGCCGCGAGGTGGTCAACGAGCGGGGTTATGCGGCGACGACATTCCAGGCGATCGCCAAGCGGACCGGGTTGAGCCGACCGACGCTGAACTACTACTTCCCCAGCCGTGAGGCCCTGTTCGAAGCGCTGGTCGCGGAGGCGCATGTGGTCGTCGACGCCTGCATCGAAGAGGCCAATCAGCATGACTCCCCGGTGAATCGCCTTCGGGCGTTCATGCTCGGGCTGCTCGCGGCGGGCCGCGAGGATCCGTCGCTCGCCGCGTTTTTGACCAGCGCCCGGCTGGAGGCGCAGCGCCACCCGGTGCTGCCGGTGGACACCGCGGCGACCACCGCGGCATTCCTGGCCGACGCCACCGCCGAGGCCGTCGCGCGCCGCGAACTGCCGCCCCATGTCGAGCCGGGGCCGCTCGCCGAACTGCTGCACGCGATCCTGTGGGGAATCGGGGCCTGCGCGGGTTCGGAAGCCGGTGCCGCAAACTTCCGTGCGGTAGCCAAGCAACTTGAGTTGATGTTCGATTACGGGTTGCTGGCCGACGGCGCTGATTCGCGCTGA
- the dnaE gene encoding DNA polymerase III subunit alpha, with protein sequence MSGSSSRSFVHLHNHTEYSMLDGAAKITPMLAEAQRLGMSAIGMTDHGNMFGASEFYNSATKAGIKPIIGVEAYIAPGSRFDTKRVQWGDPSQKSDDVSGSGAYTHMTMVAETATGLRNLFKLSSLASFEGQLGKWSRMDAELIAEHAEGIIATTGCPSGEVQTRLRLGHRQEALEAAAKWRDIFGPDNFFLELMDHGLDIERRVREGLLEIGQKLKIPPLATNDCHYVTREASQNHEALLCIQTGKTLSDPNRFKFDGDGYFLKSAEEMRALWDAQVPGACDSTVLIGERVQSYADVWTPTDRMPVFPVPDGHDQASWLTHEVTAGLQRRFRGGPVPPEYTERASYEIKVICDKGFPSYFLIVADLINYARSVDIRVGPGRGSAAGSLVAYALGITNIDPIPHGLLFERFLNPERPSAPDIDIDFDDRRRGEMLRYAANKWGSDRVAQVITFGTIKTKAALKDSARVHYGQPGFAIADRITKALPPPIMAKDIPLSGITDPNHERYKEAAEVRTLIDTDPDVRTIYETARGLEGLVRNAGVHACAVIMSSEPLVDAIPLWKRPQDGAIITGWDYPSCEAIGLLKMDFLGLRNLTIIGDCIDNIKANRGIDLDLETLPFDDPAAYELLGRGDTLGVFQLDGGPMRDLLRRMQPTGFNDIVAVLALYRPGPMGMNAHNDYADRKNGRQAIKPIHPELEEPLKDILAETYGLIVYQEQIMFIAQKVASYTMGKADALRKAMGKKKLEVLEAEYKGFKEGMTANGFSEGAVKALWDTILPFAGYAFNKSHAAGYGLVSYWTAYLKANYPAEYMAGLLTSVGDDKDKAAVYLADCRRLGITVLPPDVNESVQNFASVGDDIRFGLGAIRNVGANVVASLINTRTEKGKYTDFSDYLNKIDIAACNKKVTESLIKAGAFDSLGHPRKGLFLVHTDAVDSVLGTKKAEAMGQFDLFGGGDDTGTDAVFTIKVPDEEWEDKHKLALEREMLGLYVSGHPLNGVAHLLANQVDTQIPAILDGDVANDAQVLVGGILASVNRRVNKNGLPWASAQLEDLTGGIEVLFFPQTYSLFGAEIADDVVVLVKAKVAARDDRIALIAHELVVPDFTSAQADRPLAVSLPTRQCTIDKVSALKSVLANHPGTAQVHLRLISGERITTLELDQSLRVTPSSALMGDLKALLGPGCLG encoded by the coding sequence ATGAGCGGTTCATCTTCGCGGTCCTTCGTGCACCTGCATAACCACACCGAATACTCGATGCTCGACGGCGCCGCGAAGATCACTCCGATGCTGGCCGAGGCGCAGCGCCTCGGCATGTCGGCGATCGGCATGACCGACCACGGAAACATGTTCGGCGCCAGTGAGTTCTACAACTCGGCGACCAAGGCCGGCATCAAGCCGATCATCGGCGTCGAGGCCTACATCGCGCCCGGCTCCCGGTTCGACACCAAGCGCGTTCAATGGGGCGATCCGAGCCAGAAGAGCGACGACGTCTCGGGTAGCGGCGCCTACACCCACATGACCATGGTCGCCGAGACCGCCACCGGCCTGCGCAACCTGTTCAAGCTGTCGTCGCTGGCATCGTTCGAAGGTCAGCTCGGCAAGTGGTCGCGCATGGATGCCGAGCTCATCGCCGAGCACGCCGAGGGCATCATCGCGACCACCGGCTGCCCGTCCGGCGAGGTGCAGACCCGGCTGCGGCTCGGTCATCGGCAGGAGGCGCTGGAAGCGGCGGCCAAGTGGCGCGACATCTTCGGCCCGGACAATTTCTTCCTCGAGCTCATGGACCACGGCCTCGACATCGAGCGCCGGGTCCGCGAGGGTCTGCTCGAAATCGGGCAGAAGCTCAAGATCCCGCCGCTGGCGACCAACGACTGCCACTACGTGACGCGCGAGGCCTCGCAGAATCACGAGGCGCTGCTGTGCATCCAGACCGGCAAGACCCTGTCCGACCCGAACCGGTTCAAGTTCGACGGAGACGGCTACTTCCTCAAGTCCGCCGAGGAAATGCGCGCCCTGTGGGACGCTCAGGTGCCCGGTGCGTGTGATTCGACGGTGCTCATCGGCGAGCGCGTGCAGTCCTACGCCGACGTGTGGACGCCGACCGACCGGATGCCGGTGTTCCCGGTGCCCGACGGACACGACCAGGCTTCCTGGCTGACACACGAGGTGACGGCGGGGCTGCAACGGCGGTTCCGGGGCGGTCCCGTGCCCCCCGAGTACACCGAACGGGCGAGCTATGAGATCAAGGTCATCTGCGACAAAGGCTTCCCGTCCTACTTCCTGATCGTCGCCGACCTGATCAACTACGCGCGCTCGGTCGACATCCGGGTTGGGCCGGGCCGCGGTTCGGCCGCCGGGTCACTGGTGGCCTACGCACTGGGCATCACCAACATCGACCCGATTCCGCACGGCCTGCTGTTCGAACGCTTCCTCAACCCGGAACGCCCGTCGGCCCCCGATATCGACATCGACTTCGACGATCGTCGCCGGGGCGAGATGCTGCGGTACGCGGCCAACAAGTGGGGCAGCGACCGGGTCGCCCAGGTCATCACCTTCGGCACCATCAAGACCAAAGCGGCGCTGAAGGATTCGGCCCGCGTGCACTACGGCCAGCCGGGCTTCGCGATCGCCGACCGGATCACCAAGGCACTGCCGCCGCCCATCATGGCGAAGGACATCCCGCTGTCGGGCATCACCGATCCGAACCACGAGCGGTACAAGGAAGCCGCGGAAGTCCGCACGCTGATCGACACCGACCCCGATGTGCGGACCATCTACGAGACGGCCCGCGGGCTCGAGGGCCTGGTCCGCAACGCGGGTGTGCACGCGTGTGCGGTGATCATGAGCTCCGAGCCGCTCGTCGACGCGATCCCGCTGTGGAAACGACCACAGGACGGCGCGATCATCACGGGCTGGGACTATCCGTCGTGCGAGGCCATCGGCCTGCTGAAGATGGACTTCCTTGGCCTGCGGAACCTGACGATCATCGGTGACTGCATCGACAACATCAAGGCCAACCGCGGCATCGACCTGGACCTCGAAACGTTGCCGTTCGACGACCCGGCGGCATACGAACTGCTGGGCCGTGGCGACACGCTCGGTGTGTTCCAGCTCGACGGTGGCCCCATGCGCGATCTGCTGCGCCGCATGCAGCCCACCGGGTTCAACGACATCGTGGCCGTGCTGGCGCTGTACCGTCCCGGCCCCATGGGCATGAACGCCCACAACGACTACGCCGACCGCAAGAACGGCCGGCAGGCCATCAAGCCGATCCACCCCGAACTCGAAGAGCCGCTCAAGGACATCCTCGCCGAGACCTACGGCCTTATCGTCTACCAAGAGCAGATCATGTTCATCGCGCAGAAGGTCGCCTCCTACACCATGGGCAAGGCCGATGCGCTGCGTAAGGCCATGGGTAAGAAGAAGCTGGAGGTGCTCGAGGCCGAGTACAAGGGCTTCAAGGAGGGCATGACGGCCAACGGCTTCTCCGAAGGTGCGGTGAAGGCGTTGTGGGACACCATCCTTCCGTTCGCCGGCTACGCATTCAACAAGTCGCACGCGGCCGGGTACGGGCTGGTGTCGTACTGGACCGCGTACCTCAAGGCGAACTACCCGGCCGAGTACATGGCCGGCCTGCTGACGTCTGTCGGTGACGACAAGGACAAGGCCGCGGTCTACCTCGCCGACTGCCGCAGGCTCGGCATCACGGTGCTCCCGCCGGACGTCAACGAGTCCGTGCAGAACTTCGCCTCGGTGGGCGACGACATCCGGTTCGGCCTCGGCGCGATCCGGAACGTCGGTGCCAACGTCGTTGCGTCACTGATCAATACGCGCACCGAGAAGGGCAAGTACACCGACTTCTCCGACTACCTGAACAAGATCGACATCGCGGCCTGCAACAAGAAGGTCACCGAGTCGCTGATCAAGGCGGGCGCGTTCGATTCGCTCGGCCATCCGCGCAAGGGCCTGTTCCTGGTCCACACCGACGCCGTGGACTCGGTGCTCGGCACCAAGAAGGCCGAGGCGATGGGGCAGTTCGACCTGTTCGGCGGGGGTGACGACACTGGCACCGACGCGGTTTTCACCATCAAAGTGCCCGACGAAGAGTGGGAGGACAAGCACAAGCTCGCACTCGAACGCGAGATGCTGGGCCTCTACGTGTCGGGGCACCCGCTCAACGGTGTCGCGCACCTGCTGGCCAATCAGGTCGACACCCAGATCCCGGCGATCCTGGACGGCGATGTCGCCAATGACGCCCAGGTGCTCGTCGGCGGCATCCTCGCCTCGGTCAACCGGCGGGTCAACAAGAACGGATTGCCCTGGGCCTCAGCGCAATTGGAAGACCTCACGGGTGGCATCGAGGTGTTGTTCTTCCCGCAGACCTACTCGCTGTTCGGTGCCGAGATCGCCGACGACGTGGTGGTGCTCGTCAAAGCCAAGGTCGCCGCGCGCGACGACCGGATCGCGCTGATCGCCCACGAACTGGTGGTGCCCGACTTCACCAGCGCCCAGGCCGACCGGCCGCTTGCGGTCAGCCTGCCGACCCGGCAGTGCACCATCGACAAGGTCAGTGCGCTCAAATCGGTGTTGGCCAACCATCCGGGCACCGCGCAGGTGCACCTGCGCCTGATCAGCGGTGAGCGGATCACCACGCTCGAGCTCGATCAGTCGCTGCGCGTGACACCGTCGTCGGCGTTGATGGGCGACCTCAAGGCGCTGCTCGGGCCGGGCTGCCTCGGCTGA
- a CDS encoding MerR family transcriptional regulator produces the protein MSTRLTIGEVARRAGVAQTTLRYYEQLGLLPAPGRVGGQRRYQESVLVRLEVIRLCKAAGFALDDIAVLMDDDTPGRPAARALAQAKLSEIDEQMTALTRARAIIEWGMQCTCPSIDACTCGIHRAIPT, from the coding sequence GTGAGTACGCGGTTGACCATCGGAGAGGTGGCCCGTCGGGCCGGTGTCGCGCAGACCACGCTGCGCTATTACGAACAGCTCGGTCTGCTCCCGGCCCCGGGCCGCGTGGGTGGGCAACGCCGATACCAGGAGTCGGTGCTGGTACGGCTCGAGGTGATCCGGCTGTGCAAGGCCGCCGGTTTCGCGCTCGACGACATCGCGGTGCTGATGGACGACGACACCCCTGGCCGGCCGGCCGCGCGTGCGCTCGCGCAGGCCAAGCTCTCCGAGATCGACGAGCAGATGACCGCGCTGACGCGCGCGAGGGCGATCATCGAATGGGGCATGCAGTGCACATGCCCGTCGATCGATGCGTGTACGTGCGGCATTCACCGGGCGATCCCGACCTGA
- a CDS encoding LLM class flavin-dependent oxidoreductase, producing the protein MTVLIGIMLPSRETAMTGRHDAAAILEYARAAEHYGFDSVWTGDSVLARTRVEPLSLLGAIAAVTERITLGTAALVGPLRHPLLTAAQAATVDQLSGGRLILGLGSGAPTPESRAEFEALATPFGDRARRLDETVALCRRAWTTGGGFSGSIWQIDDLGGALPPARPGGPPLWLAGGDTERVIKRVVDGYDGWLPYLPDADAYARAWNRISERATRPITPAMYATVYIDDSRVRAHDALDRYARAYYRQPLDVMSSIQAYCGGPAHECAEWLARYVEAGARHLILRIGALDPHPRMLAEHLLPALRQVGIAR; encoded by the coding sequence ATGACTGTGCTCATCGGGATCATGCTGCCGAGTCGCGAAACCGCGATGACCGGGCGGCACGACGCCGCCGCGATACTCGAATACGCCAGGGCTGCTGAGCATTACGGTTTCGATTCGGTGTGGACCGGCGACTCCGTGCTGGCCCGTACCCGGGTCGAGCCGCTGTCGCTGCTCGGGGCGATCGCCGCGGTCACCGAGCGGATCACGCTGGGCACCGCTGCGCTCGTCGGCCCGCTGCGCCATCCCCTGTTGACCGCCGCGCAGGCCGCCACCGTCGACCAGCTCAGCGGTGGCCGCCTGATCCTCGGACTCGGTTCGGGTGCTCCGACACCGGAGAGCCGGGCCGAATTCGAGGCGCTGGCAACGCCGTTCGGCGACCGGGCCCGCCGTCTCGACGAGACGGTCGCACTGTGTCGCCGGGCCTGGACCACCGGGGGTGGATTCAGCGGCAGCATCTGGCAGATCGACGACCTCGGCGGAGCGCTTCCACCGGCGCGGCCCGGCGGCCCACCGCTGTGGCTGGCCGGCGGCGACACCGAGCGCGTCATCAAGCGGGTGGTCGACGGCTACGACGGCTGGCTGCCGTACCTTCCCGACGCCGACGCGTACGCACGCGCCTGGAACCGGATCAGCGAGCGCGCGACGCGACCGATCACGCCGGCGATGTACGCGACCGTGTACATCGACGACAGCCGTGTGCGGGCCCACGACGCTCTCGACAGGTACGCCCGGGCCTACTACCGGCAGCCGCTGGACGTGATGAGCTCGATCCAGGCCTACTGCGGCGGACCGGCGCACGAATGTGCGGAATGGCTGGCCCGCTATGTCGAAGCCGGGGCGCGCCACCTCATCCTGCGCATCGGCGCGCTCGACCCCCATCCGCGGATGCTGGCCGAGCACCTGCTGCCCGCGCTGCGTCAGGTCGGGATCGCCCGGTGA
- a CDS encoding class I SAM-dependent methyltransferase, with protein MGIATTGLTPVEETAFLTLYARALDSRWARPILGDTLADETVARLDYDFSGLGVQTSVVCQTALRAKMLDDRIRAFVTRHPDAVVVDLGAGLDSAVHRVAPVATVDWYSVDLPGISVLRDHVLPPLPQAHTVAASLVDPDWTDPIPSDRPTFVVADGLFAFLTEPVIAGIFRRITDHFTSGEVAFNDYGRIGWVSRAALKFYPQKMYKDVGSQWGYPGFKDARHPQTWSPRLRLVEESSLAHQPEVDRFPGWLRVATRLSGLTKATARKARILRYAF; from the coding sequence GTGGGTATTGCGACGACGGGCCTGACACCGGTCGAGGAAACGGCCTTTCTGACTCTGTACGCCAGGGCACTCGACAGCCGGTGGGCGCGCCCGATCCTCGGCGACACACTCGCCGACGAGACAGTGGCACGGCTCGACTACGACTTCTCGGGGCTGGGCGTCCAGACGAGCGTGGTGTGTCAGACGGCGCTGCGCGCAAAGATGCTCGACGACCGGATCCGGGCATTCGTCACCCGTCATCCCGACGCCGTTGTCGTGGATTTGGGTGCGGGGCTCGACAGCGCCGTGCATCGCGTGGCTCCCGTCGCGACCGTGGACTGGTACAGCGTCGACCTGCCGGGGATCAGCGTGTTGCGCGACCACGTGCTGCCGCCGCTCCCGCAGGCCCATACGGTCGCCGCTTCGCTGGTCGATCCCGACTGGACCGACCCCATCCCCTCCGACCGGCCCACTTTCGTGGTGGCCGACGGCCTGTTCGCCTTCCTCACCGAACCGGTCATCGCAGGTATCTTCCGGAGGATCACCGACCATTTCACCTCCGGCGAGGTGGCGTTCAACGACTACGGCAGGATCGGGTGGGTCAGCCGGGCAGCGCTCAAGTTCTACCCGCAGAAGATGTACAAGGACGTCGGAAGCCAATGGGGTTACCCCGGTTTCAAGGATGCCCGGCATCCTCAGACGTGGAGTCCGCGGTTGCGGCTGGTCGAGGAGTCGAGCCTGGCACATCAACCCGAAGTGGACCGCTTTCCCGGCTGGCTTCGCGTCGCCACGCGGCTGTCCGGGCTGACCAAGGCCACCGCGCGCAAGGCGCGGATCCTGCGGTACGCGTTCTGA
- a CDS encoding MFS transporter, with translation MPSPTTLSTGTAGAATTPSRRVLVAGTIGNFVEWFDIGIYGTLSSVIAANFFAEGDPTSAILSTFAIFAVGFAIRPLGALYFGPLADRIGRNRVLAITVIVTSLATFAIGVLPTYASIGALAPILLVVARLVQGFAAGGETSSSVGLLFEYAPRNRRGFYTSFGASIGFVAFVAGAGLALILTLIFGDDQLTEFAWRIPFLIALPLGIAGLYLRMRLDDTPEFIRLERSGEVAASPLRETFRTGRRAMLILGGVIVLKGVAHWVLQTYMVSHLSRTLHFSAAEAFTASTICMAVVAVVIPVAGLLSDKVGRKPVMILGAAGLIVLAWPALALMTLGNAMLAVLAMVALGIPLAAYDGAVNASMAELFPSRIRTGAIAIPYNIVVSLLGGTAPYIAAWLTATSGYTPAPAFYLMFAAAITLTTVIVWVKETTGPKAEVDVTA, from the coding sequence ATGCCAAGCCCCACGACGCTGAGCACCGGCACCGCTGGAGCCGCGACGACCCCGTCCCGGAGAGTGCTGGTAGCAGGCACCATCGGCAACTTCGTCGAATGGTTCGACATCGGCATCTACGGGACGCTGTCGTCGGTCATTGCCGCCAACTTCTTCGCCGAGGGCGACCCGACGTCCGCGATTCTCTCGACGTTCGCGATCTTCGCCGTCGGCTTTGCGATCCGACCGCTCGGTGCGCTCTACTTCGGACCACTCGCAGATCGCATCGGCCGCAACCGCGTTCTGGCGATCACGGTCATCGTGACCTCGTTGGCGACGTTCGCGATCGGCGTGCTACCCACCTATGCGAGCATCGGCGCACTGGCACCGATCTTGTTGGTCGTGGCGCGCCTCGTGCAGGGTTTCGCCGCCGGCGGCGAAACCTCCAGTTCCGTCGGGCTTCTCTTCGAATACGCACCACGAAACCGACGCGGCTTCTACACAAGCTTCGGGGCCAGCATCGGATTCGTCGCGTTCGTAGCGGGCGCAGGTCTTGCGCTGATCCTCACCTTGATCTTCGGTGACGACCAGCTGACCGAATTCGCTTGGCGTATACCATTTCTGATCGCGCTACCGCTCGGCATCGCCGGACTCTATCTGCGCATGAGGCTCGACGACACACCCGAGTTCATCCGGTTGGAGCGATCAGGGGAAGTCGCCGCATCGCCACTGAGAGAGACGTTCCGGACCGGACGCAGAGCAATGCTGATCCTGGGTGGGGTGATCGTCCTCAAAGGGGTGGCGCACTGGGTGCTGCAGACGTATATGGTCAGCCACCTCAGCCGCACCCTGCATTTCAGTGCGGCTGAAGCGTTCACGGCGTCGACGATCTGTATGGCGGTCGTCGCGGTGGTCATCCCGGTGGCGGGGCTGTTGTCGGACAAGGTCGGCCGTAAGCCGGTGATGATCCTCGGCGCAGCCGGTCTGATCGTGCTGGCCTGGCCGGCGCTTGCGCTGATGACCCTGGGCAACGCCATGCTCGCGGTGCTCGCGATGGTCGCCTTGGGCATTCCGCTCGCCGCGTATGACGGTGCGGTCAACGCGAGCATGGCCGAGCTCTTCCCGTCGCGGATCCGCACCGGTGCGATCGCGATCCCCTACAACATCGTGGTCAGCCTGCTGGGCGGCACGGCTCCCTACATCGCCGCCTGGCTCACGGCGACATCGGGATACACGCCGGCGCCCGCCTTCTACCTCATGTTCGCCGCCGCGATCACCCTCACCACGGTGATCGTCTGGGTCAAGGAGACCACCGGCCCGAAAGCCGAAGTCGACGTGACGGCCTGA
- a CDS encoding IclR family transcriptional regulator has translation MAVEKSGNQSVERAAAVLRLFTGRSPALRVSDVASALDLGLSTASRLLATLESVELVRRDPVSQLYELGPAVIAMAGVALNNEPVYRQSRAITQRLAWELGLGANVAVRRGDALFYLQNVEGPLAHKSYSLLGQRNPLYATAMGKCLLLEIPRAERIELLGAGPLTSYTARTITDHDALDDDLQRCAARGYAIEVEELALGRACIAAPVRDHTGGIVAALSVSGALSAISLPERETDLGAIVIEAADSVSTGLGYLGHVPTVPSRP, from the coding sequence ATGGCAGTCGAGAAGAGCGGGAACCAGAGCGTCGAACGAGCGGCAGCCGTGTTGCGGCTCTTCACCGGGAGAAGCCCGGCCCTCCGCGTCTCGGACGTCGCGTCGGCGTTGGACCTCGGTCTTTCGACGGCGTCCCGACTGCTGGCGACGCTGGAGTCGGTCGAGCTGGTCAGGCGCGATCCGGTCAGCCAGCTCTACGAACTCGGCCCGGCCGTGATCGCGATGGCCGGGGTCGCGCTCAACAACGAACCGGTCTACCGGCAGTCCCGGGCGATCACCCAGCGCCTGGCCTGGGAGCTCGGACTCGGCGCCAATGTGGCGGTGCGCCGCGGCGACGCCCTGTTTTATCTGCAGAACGTGGAGGGGCCGCTGGCGCACAAGTCGTACTCGCTACTGGGACAACGCAATCCGCTGTACGCGACGGCGATGGGCAAATGTCTGCTACTCGAGATCCCCCGCGCAGAACGAATCGAACTGCTCGGCGCGGGTCCGCTGACGTCATACACCGCGCGAACCATCACCGATCACGATGCCCTCGACGACGACCTACAGCGTTGCGCGGCACGAGGATATGCGATCGAGGTCGAAGAGCTCGCGCTCGGCCGGGCATGCATCGCCGCCCCGGTCCGTGACCACACCGGCGGCATCGTGGCGGCGCTGTCCGTCTCGGGCGCCCTGTCCGCGATCAGCCTGCCCGAACGTGAGACCGACCTCGGCGCAATCGTCATCGAAGCGGCCGACTCGGTCAGCACAGGCCTCGGCTACCTGGGGCATGTCCCGACAGTCCCGTCACGTCCGTGA
- a CDS encoding mandelate racemase/muconate lactonizing enzyme family protein gives MDETRWESPVRIADVTTYVVKQRGDRAYLGTLDDGTELTADRGYVVRQPWRSLYSGRFETMLVAIRTDDGHVGWGEALAPVGPEIAAAVVERLLVGQLIGEDPRQVHPLWERLRNLMRERGHLGGHQADALAAVDIALWDLHGKVTGLSVSELLGGAHRERVPAYVSGLPEPTDPARAALAARWESAGAQMVKLALGKGIAADLATFDAVAAAAPGLRIAVDAHWAYRVGEAVTLGRELDARGAVFLEAPLAPEDVDGHRELAERTTTPVAVGEAMRHRYEFADWLTRRALRLAQPDVARTGITEAVAIAQLASAFHVPIAFHHSVGLGIALAAGIHVSAATVDCPFFEFQPDTVPVAQRILRTPIDAGPTGFAVPTGPGLGIDVDVDVIIDLAKEN, from the coding sequence ATGGACGAGACAAGATGGGAGTCGCCGGTGCGCATCGCCGACGTGACGACGTATGTGGTGAAGCAACGCGGGGACCGGGCGTACCTCGGCACCCTCGATGACGGGACGGAGCTCACCGCCGATCGCGGCTACGTCGTTCGGCAGCCGTGGCGCAGCCTCTACTCGGGCCGGTTCGAGACGATGCTCGTTGCGATCCGCACCGACGACGGGCACGTTGGATGGGGCGAAGCGCTTGCGCCGGTCGGCCCGGAAATCGCAGCCGCTGTCGTCGAACGGCTCCTTGTAGGGCAGTTGATCGGCGAGGATCCACGACAGGTCCACCCGCTCTGGGAGCGGCTGCGCAATCTGATGCGCGAGCGGGGACATCTGGGAGGGCATCAGGCCGATGCGTTGGCTGCTGTCGACATCGCACTGTGGGATCTGCACGGCAAGGTCACCGGGCTGTCGGTCAGCGAGCTGCTGGGCGGGGCGCATCGCGAGCGGGTGCCGGCCTACGTCTCGGGGTTGCCCGAGCCGACCGACCCGGCCCGGGCTGCCTTGGCGGCTCGGTGGGAGTCGGCCGGAGCCCAGATGGTCAAGCTTGCGTTGGGCAAGGGGATCGCGGCCGACCTCGCGACGTTCGATGCGGTCGCGGCGGCCGCACCCGGCCTCCGCATCGCGGTCGACGCGCACTGGGCCTACCGGGTCGGTGAGGCGGTCACGCTCGGACGCGAACTCGACGCACGGGGCGCGGTGTTCCTGGAGGCACCGCTGGCCCCCGAGGACGTCGACGGCCACCGTGAGCTGGCCGAGCGGACCACGACCCCGGTCGCGGTCGGTGAGGCGATGCGGCATCGATATGAGTTCGCCGACTGGCTCACCCGCCGTGCGCTGCGGCTCGCTCAACCTGACGTCGCGCGTACCGGGATCACCGAGGCTGTTGCGATCGCGCAGCTCGCATCGGCCTTCCATGTCCCGATCGCATTTCACCACTCGGTCGGTCTCGGGATCGCGCTCGCCGCGGGAATCCATGTCAGCGCCGCGACGGTCGACTGCCCCTTCTTCGAATTCCAGCCTGACACAGTGCCCGTCGCGCAGCGGATTCTGCGCACTCCGATCGATGCGGGCCCCACGGGCTTCGCGGTCCCCACCGGTCCCGGCCTTGGTATAGACGTCGACGTCGACGTGATCATCGATCTCGCAAAGGAGAACTGA
- a CDS encoding dihydrodipicolinate synthase family protein, with amino-acid sequence MHRPSPAPTGLVPILATPFTSDGRLDLPSLRSLVEFQIRCGVDGLAVFGMASEGFALTRAERSVILREVRTIVGPDLPLVAGVNATSTVTAVELAAEAVESGADHLMVLPPYLTVPSSQQIPEFFADVAAEAGAPIMVQDAPGVTGVSIAVEQIVKLATVPEIASVKVEAPPTPVKIADVAAAAPEDFAVLGGQNAQDLIEEYDNGAVGTMPACEFSDHLRVILDDLAAGRRADARAGFARLQPLIRLGVRPGQAWAVHKEVLLRRGIINSARVRLPARPLDSVTRTALDEVLAELAMFPQKR; translated from the coding sequence GTGCATCGCCCCAGCCCCGCCCCGACCGGCCTCGTTCCGATCCTGGCGACCCCGTTCACATCCGACGGCAGGCTTGATCTGCCGTCGCTGCGGTCGCTGGTCGAGTTCCAGATCCGCTGCGGCGTAGACGGTCTCGCAGTCTTCGGCATGGCCAGCGAGGGGTTCGCGCTGACGCGCGCCGAGCGGAGCGTGATCCTGCGAGAAGTTCGCACGATTGTCGGGCCAGACCTGCCGCTGGTAGCCGGGGTCAACGCCACCAGCACCGTCACAGCAGTCGAGCTCGCGGCTGAGGCAGTCGAGAGCGGTGCGGACCACCTGATGGTGCTGCCGCCCTATCTGACGGTGCCGTCGTCGCAACAGATACCGGAATTCTTCGCCGACGTCGCGGCCGAAGCCGGCGCGCCCATCATGGTGCAGGACGCGCCCGGAGTCACCGGGGTGAGCATCGCCGTAGAGCAGATCGTCAAGCTGGCTACGGTGCCGGAAATCGCGTCCGTGAAGGTCGAGGCGCCGCCGACGCCGGTCAAGATCGCTGACGTGGCGGCCGCGGCGCCCGAGGATTTCGCGGTCCTCGGTGGTCAGAATGCGCAGGATCTCATCGAGGAATACGACAACGGCGCGGTCGGCACGATGCCGGCCTGCGAGTTCTCGGACCACCTCCGCGTCATCCTCGACGACCTGGCGGCGGGCCGACGCGCGGATGCGCGAGCCGGGTTCGCTCGGTTGCAGCCGCTGATCCGGTTGGGCGTGCGCCCCGGCCAGGCGTGGGCTGTGCACAAAGAGGTTCTGCTGCGACGTGGCATCATCAACTCGGCGAGGGTGCGGCTGCCGGCCCGGCCGCTCGACAGCGTCACGCGCACAGCACTCGACGAGGTGCTCGCCGAACTGGCCATGTTCCCTCAGAAGCGGTAG